The genomic window CTGGACGGCGGTTATCTCGCAGCTCAGCGCCTGGGTGTCGTCAATTGGCAATTTTCGTTCATATCTGCTCGCAAATACGGCCATTGGACTCCTTTGGATACATTTTCCACTTCACTCGGCGAGCTGCGCTGCTGTTGAaagtgtatgtatgtgtgggCCTGGCCTCCACCCTTTTCGAAAAGGAGTGTAATGGAATGAACTTTGCAATAAATATCCCGAGTTTCTAAATAAAACTCCAGCTATTAGCACCTGCAGATTGTCTTTGTACCAAGTTTAATACAGTTTTCGCAGCCCAATTGGACTCCACTcagatatattttttcactgTTTACTGCAGCGCACTGTCATTTTCATATCGATATTTCCATGTATATAGGTATCGATAGTCTGCAGCACTACGGATCCGCTGGAAGCAAGGcgcaaattttaaaatgaagtGTGTTGTATATTGcgtaaaattataaaaattaattattccaTTGGGACAATATGTGAAAATAGATACATTAAGTAGATTTCAATCATTACCGAATCTTCTTAAGGCTTTCTTTACCAATCGAATGCTGAATGCCATAATTTGGTAATATTGTCAttcataatatattttattggagGACTAAAACAGTAATTCAAATAAGGCCTTGTTAAGACACCTACGCTTTAAAAAgattacttttaaaattttatgttcctaattaaattgtttatccGCCTCAGtttacataatttttaatatatatttttaaatgtcgAACTTTTAGTTTAAGCTATAGCCAAGACTGTACTCTGGACAGCTATAACCTctgtttaaaaatttacacATGAGTattaataagttaaataaaaatataaaaaaaatatgtgcgCTGAGCATCACCATCGAAAATTATTCAACACCAGCTAGATAATAGCTGAGCGTCCTGCACTGTCCCGGCCGGATTTGCGAGCTATCGATAACTGGGATGAGCTTGCGTTGTTGTTCTTAGCTAGTGCGAAGTAATTGGGGAAAACAAGTGAACATGGCCGCTAACTATGCAAAAACGAACAAGGGCATCTCTACGGGGGCTCTGCGCAACCAGCTGATGGGCCTGATCAACTTCACTGGCACCCACAAAGACCAAGCGGACAAGTATCGCCAGCTGCTGAAGACTGTGCTGGCGAACACCGGCCAAGAGTTGATCGATGGGCTCCGGCTCTTTGTGGAGGCCATTGTGAACGAGCACGTCAGTCTTGTAATTTCGCGGCAGATCCTTAACGATGTGGGCAGCGAGCTGAGCAAGTTACCTGACGACCTGTCCAAGCAGCTCTCTCATTTCACTCTGGAAAAGGTCAATCCGCGCGTCATTTCGTTCGAGGAGCAAGTGGCCGGCATTCGTTTCCACCTGGCCAACATCTATGAGCGAAACCAGCAGTGGCGCGATGCGGCCGTAGTGCTAGTTGGCATTCCTCTAGAGACAGGCCAGAAACAGTACTCTGTGGAGTGCAAGTTGGGCACCTACCTAAAGATCGCTCGACTCTATCTGGAGGACAACGATTCTGTGCAGGCGGAGCTGTTCATCAACCGggcatcgctgctccaggcCGAAACTAATTCCGAGGAGTTGCAGGTAAATTGGTTCTTACAGCTATTTTGGATCGCTAGtctattaaaaaaacatttttaaggTACTATACAAAGTCTGTTATGCCAGAGTCTTGGATTATAGGCGCAAGTTCATCGAGGCCGCCCAGCGATATAACGAACTCTCCTACCGCAAGATAGTCGACCAAGGCGAAAGAATGACAGCACTGAAGAAAGCGCTCATCTGTACAGTCCTTGCCTCTGCCGGGCAGCAGCGTTCCCGCATGCTGGCTACTCTTTTTAAGGACGAGCGCTGTCAGCACTTGCCGGCCTACGGAATTTTGGAAAAAATGTACTTGGAGCGCATCATTCGGCGCTCAGAGCTACAGGAGTTCGAGGCACTGCTGCAGGACCACCAAAAGGCTGCCACTCCCGATGGCTCCTCGATCCTGGATCGGGCTGTTTTCGAGCACAATCTGTTGTCGGCAAGTAAGCTGTACAACAACATAACCTTTGAGGAGCTAGGCGCTCTGCTGGATATACCCGCTGCTAAGGCAGAGAAGATTGCCTCCCAGATGATAACTGAAGGTCGCATGAACGGGCACATCGATCAGATCTCGGGTATTGTCCATTTCGAAAACCGAGAACTACTGCCTCAGTGGGATAGACAGATACAGTCGCTATGCTATCAAGTCAATTCCATAATAGAGAAGATAAGTGTCGCCGAGCCCGATTGGCTAGATAACCTGAACTGAATCAGGGTCTCACCATCCCAACTTCCCCCACTCATCTTCATTTTCCTTTGAGACGGCATATAGGAACGCAGTAAATCGGAGGATATAACCCGCGACTGCGATagatttcatttttaaattataaaaataaatgaaattatgtACATTATCGATCCTGTggaaccaaaaagaaaaagaacaaaacaaaaaactcttTTTGCCATCCAGcaagttttgtaaatttagtgtaccatacatatatatttcagtaACTCGTATAATTCAAAAAGCTCTGTGTACAAAGGACTTTAGTTCTTAGACAACTAATGGAATGATTTGTATTCAGGGGATATACATAATCAAATATGTACACGATACAGCTAGTTTATCGGGCCACTTAGGCAACAAATTAACCCATGCCTACAACTCCAATACATAACTAGATTTACGCTAATTActtttaaacaaattcaacTAAACAAAATGCACATCATGCACGCTTTGCGATATCTTACAAGCACAAAGCGAGACTGAGAAATGTGGTGAAGGGCGGGAACGGGAAGGATGAAATAGAGGGTCTAAAAAGAACTTAGAACAAAGCGTAGAATCATCCCTGGTTGCTGTTAGAGGTCTCCTCATTTAGTTGCATCTGGGCTAATGTGCGTACGACCACGCCACGATTTACGGGCGTCAGACCTTGGCAAAGACCAACTACAGCGTCCAGCGCTACGTCGGGACAGTCCTGCAAAGATATAAAATTAGAGGAGTTAGGTTCCGATTTATTAGAATCAAGATGGCGGTGCTGTTACCTCGAGCATTTTCGAAATAGTAGAAATAATGGCATCCCGTCTTACGGAGTTCACGTTGCGCGAAACGATAGATTCGGCATTGCTCTGTTCCTCATACCAAGACACCATTTCCTCGTTTTTGTCCCACAGATAAGCCTAAAATTATAAAGTGAATAATTTAGAAGTCTCCTGGAGTGGATAGCCAAATGTCTCACCTCTGTGGCACCCTTCTCCTCTACCAGCCAGCGGCGCAGCATCTGCTTGGCCTGACCCACGGAGAGGTTATCCTGAGCACGCAGGATCTTCTTAATATATGCGTCCTCCAACAGCAGACGTCGCAGACGCCAGTACAGCCAACGGCGGGAGTCGCGCCAAGGCACAATCTCACTGATACACTCCTTTTCTAGCATTCGCTCCGGCGTGTCGTGCAGGTCGGCAAAGTGAACTGCTACCGTGTGGTAGACATGTATAAGCACAGCGATGCGGGCCTTAATCTTTTCGTCCACCTGAGTAGCCCTGACCTTGTCACCAGACGCGTTTGCCTCATCGAACTCCTTTTTCAGCTGTCATGCATAACACACATAAATTAAGTAAGAACTTTTTCAGGTTTCTTAATTCTCATTTAAAACTTACCGCAATGGTGGTCGGATCCAATCGATGAATCGTCTTCACCAAATCCTTCTCTTTGTACTTTATTTCCACAATGCCCTCTGGCTCGAGAACTCCACCCCTGGCTTCCGGATCGGCATACGTTTCCATGTAGCGCGGGTTAATGAGGGAATCCAGCACGGCCCAGGCCCCACCTCTCAGCTCGGCATTGGGCGGCAGGTAGATGA from Drosophila yakuba strain Tai18E2 chromosome 2L, Prin_Dyak_Tai18E2_2.1, whole genome shotgun sequence includes these protein-coding regions:
- the LOC6528513 gene encoding COP9 signalosome complex subunit 4 — its product is MAANYAKTNKGISTGALRNQLMGLINFTGTHKDQADKYRQLLKTVLANTGQELIDGLRLFVEAIVNEHVSLVISRQILNDVGSELSKLPDDLSKQLSHFTLEKVNPRVISFEEQVAGIRFHLANIYERNQQWRDAAVVLVGIPLETGQKQYSVECKLGTYLKIARLYLEDNDSVQAELFINRASLLQAETNSEELQVLYKVCYARVLDYRRKFIEAAQRYNELSYRKIVDQGERMTALKKALICTVLASAGQQRSRMLATLFKDERCQHLPAYGILEKMYLERIIRRSELQEFEALLQDHQKAATPDGSSILDRAVFEHNLLSASKLYNNITFEELGALLDIPAAKAEKIASQMITEGRMNGHIDQISGIVHFENRELLPQWDRQIQSLCYQVNSIIEKISVAEPDWLDNLN